The Pantoea phytobeneficialis genome has a segment encoding these proteins:
- a CDS encoding phage portal protein, whose protein sequence is MSKRKGRKAFTAPAHAAPVASQPVEAFTFGDPTPVMDKRDILDYAECIHNGRWYEPPVSFHGLAKSLRSAVHHSSPLYVKRNILASTFIPHPLLSQQEFSKFALDYLVFGNAFAELRRNALGQPLRLETSPAKYTRRGVEDGVYWFINEWKDAHQFEAGQVFHLIEPDINQELYGLPEYLSALNSAWLNESATLFRRKYYQNGAHAGYILYMTDAAQSSSDIDRMRQAMRDTKGLGNFRNLFMYAPNGKPDGIKILPLSEVATRDDFFNIKKASRDDLLSAHRVPPQMMGIIPDNSGGFGDAVKAAQVFVRNELTPLQERFKEINYKLNLEAIKFKEYTF, encoded by the coding sequence ATGAGCAAACGCAAAGGCCGCAAGGCATTTACCGCACCCGCCCACGCCGCACCGGTTGCATCGCAGCCGGTTGAGGCGTTCACCTTTGGCGATCCCACGCCGGTGATGGATAAGCGCGACATTCTGGATTATGCCGAATGCATCCATAACGGCCGCTGGTATGAGCCGCCGGTCAGCTTTCACGGGCTGGCGAAAAGCCTGCGCTCGGCGGTGCATCACAGCTCACCGCTGTATGTGAAGCGCAACATTCTTGCCTCAACTTTTATCCCGCATCCGCTGTTGAGTCAGCAGGAATTCAGCAAGTTTGCGCTTGATTATCTGGTGTTTGGTAATGCCTTTGCCGAACTGCGCCGCAACGCGCTCGGCCAGCCACTGCGACTGGAAACCTCTCCGGCCAAATATACGCGACGCGGGGTTGAAGATGGAGTCTACTGGTTTATTAACGAATGGAAGGACGCACACCAGTTTGAAGCCGGGCAGGTGTTTCACCTTATCGAGCCGGATATCAATCAGGAGCTGTACGGCCTGCCGGAATATCTCAGCGCGCTTAACTCCGCCTGGCTGAATGAGTCGGCCACGCTCTTCCGCCGCAAGTATTACCAGAACGGCGCGCACGCCGGTTACATCCTGTACATGACCGACGCGGCGCAGAGCAGCAGCGATATCGACCGTATGCGTCAGGCGATGCGTGATACAAAAGGCTTAGGCAATTTTCGGAATCTGTTTATGTATGCGCCTAACGGCAAGCCGGATGGAATCAAAATTTTGCCGCTGAGTGAGGTGGCAACACGGGATGATTTTTTCAATATCAAGAAAGCGAGTCGAGATGATTTGTTGAGTGCGCATCGTGTGCCGCCGCAGATGATGGGTATCATCCCGGATAATTCGGGTGGGTTTGGTGATGCGGTTAAGGCGGCGCAGGTGTTTGTTAGGAATGAGCTTACTCCTTTGCAAGAAAGGTTTAAGGAAATTAATTACAAGCTGAACTTGGAAGCTATAAAGTTCAAAGAGTATACATTCTGA
- a CDS encoding serine/threonine-protein kinase — translation MISTKFNNGAVLIDRYVIIEYIAAGGMQEVYYCHDKVLDRFVVLKTPKQGISDRRFRRGAEMGAKIHHSNVASTLDYYEDDHLTFMIEEFIDGMDLGKKLEQHFYYLDPHLASHVIKNLTKSLVEAHSNGICHRDLKPSNIMVSNDFNLSKVKLTDFGISKLAENEIAKEIELFEKDNNTLTTSQTLLGAVPYMAPECWDDWKNAGKPMDIWALGCIAYHLVSGTPPFGTGRRAIRDVARYQDGAFTLTKPATFGKHKSVEALEDEIWNLIKECLRADPKARPTADNILTSFNEICYSNDTRSNGVILSYGVPFESTGFIRDVKTNEEWFYHSSEVYGKSSFDIGEEVCFNTFPGHPRGRCATILILKS, via the coding sequence ATGATAAGCACAAAATTTAATAATGGTGCAGTTTTAATTGACAGATATGTCATAATCGAATACATCGCCGCTGGTGGGATGCAGGAGGTTTATTACTGTCATGATAAAGTTCTAGATAGATTCGTTGTTTTAAAAACACCAAAACAAGGTATAAGCGACCGTCGATTCAGACGCGGAGCAGAAATGGGAGCTAAGATTCATCATTCTAATGTTGCCTCAACACTGGATTACTATGAAGATGATCATTTGACATTTATGATTGAAGAGTTCATAGACGGAATGGATTTAGGAAAAAAATTAGAACAACACTTTTATTACCTTGACCCACACCTTGCTTCGCATGTAATTAAGAACCTTACTAAATCGCTCGTTGAAGCGCATAGCAATGGTATATGTCACCGAGACTTAAAACCCAGTAACATAATGGTATCAAATGACTTTAATCTATCCAAAGTCAAACTTACTGATTTTGGGATCTCTAAACTTGCAGAAAATGAGATCGCAAAAGAGATAGAGCTTTTTGAAAAAGATAATAACACCCTGACAACATCTCAAACATTGCTTGGCGCTGTCCCATATATGGCTCCAGAATGTTGGGATGATTGGAAAAATGCTGGCAAACCTATGGACATCTGGGCCCTAGGCTGCATTGCATATCACTTGGTGAGTGGAACCCCACCGTTTGGTACTGGCCGTCGAGCTATCAGAGATGTAGCGAGATATCAGGATGGTGCATTTACATTAACTAAACCGGCAACCTTTGGAAAACATAAATCAGTTGAAGCTCTTGAGGATGAAATATGGAATTTAATAAAAGAGTGTTTGAGAGCTGATCCCAAAGCACGGCCAACCGCAGACAATATTTTAACCAGCTTCAATGAAATATGCTATTCCAATGACACCAGAAGCAATGGCGTCATATTATCATATGGCGTGCCATTTGAATCCACTGGTTTCATAAGAGATGTAAAAACAAATGAAGAATGGTTCTATCATTCTTCGGAGGTATATGGAAAGTCATCATTCGATATTGGTGAGGAAGTTTGTTTCAATACTTTCCCAGGACATCCTCGCGGAAGATGCGCAACCATCCTGATATTAAAAAGCTAA
- a CDS encoding protein kinase family protein: MNRYELIKGQTFSGGFGNLQLVKDTYLDREVLFKRMSNPQDNDQLINEIQALSKARSRHVIEIYDLIRNPQSGLLEGIIIEFLKGRDYLNYHNETPFDSYSFLIILYQISHALYDLHNSGIVHRDLKLENIKSSETGVLKLYDFGLSSTNEDYYTKSNRGTIIYAAPELYVSNAKITTEMDIYAFGICAWNLVTTTRNFSPALLEKPPMRSKPYTTIGRLLTGKVNDEIINTIDSCLNSNPSLRPSSKRLTETFYKHLLYNKHKGLFVEKNSSIYELSHSKTGVRIKLSHGEIIVNYDGFDFIISAVSGEVYINNTPAQIGDCLPNACLITFGRPEFGSGRRFVTFLSSHPELVI, encoded by the coding sequence TTGAACAGGTATGAGCTTATCAAAGGACAGACTTTTTCTGGTGGTTTTGGTAATCTTCAGTTAGTCAAAGATACCTACTTGGATAGAGAAGTCCTTTTTAAAAGAATGAGCAATCCTCAGGATAATGATCAATTAATAAATGAAATACAAGCGTTATCTAAAGCCAGATCGCGACATGTGATTGAAATATACGACTTAATTAGAAACCCACAATCAGGATTGCTTGAAGGTATAATTATAGAGTTCCTAAAAGGTCGAGATTATTTAAATTACCACAATGAAACACCTTTCGACTCTTATTCCTTCCTGATAATTTTATATCAAATTAGCCATGCTTTGTATGACCTACATAATTCCGGAATAGTGCATCGCGACCTAAAGCTTGAAAACATAAAGTCTTCTGAAACGGGCGTTTTAAAACTCTATGATTTTGGATTATCATCTACAAACGAAGATTATTATACAAAATCGAATAGAGGGACAATCATATACGCTGCTCCAGAGTTATATGTTAGCAATGCCAAAATCACAACTGAGATGGACATCTACGCCTTTGGGATTTGTGCTTGGAATTTAGTTACTACCACTCGTAACTTCAGCCCGGCATTACTTGAAAAACCACCTATGAGATCTAAACCATACACTACAATTGGTAGATTACTCACGGGCAAAGTAAATGATGAAATAATAAACACGATTGATTCTTGTTTAAATTCAAACCCTAGTTTAAGACCCAGCTCAAAAAGATTAACAGAAACATTCTACAAACATTTGTTATATAATAAACACAAAGGTTTGTTTGTGGAAAAGAACAGCAGTATTTATGAGCTATCTCATTCAAAAACCGGTGTTCGTATAAAACTCAGTCATGGTGAAATAATAGTTAATTATGATGGTTTTGACTTTATAATTAGCGCCGTTTCTGGAGAAGTTTATATAAATAACACACCTGCCCAGATTGGGGACTGCCTCCCTAATGCTTGCCTGATTACTTTTGGACGCCCGGAATTTGGTTCTGGCCGCAGGTTCGTCACTTTCTTATCATCACATCCGGAACTAGTTATATGA